A single Cyprinus carpio isolate SPL01 chromosome A6, ASM1834038v1, whole genome shotgun sequence DNA region contains:
- the LOC109091343 gene encoding E3 ubiquitin-protein ligase RAD18-like isoform X2 has protein sequence MAQLNEVDLPPNLSCLKSIDTLLRCPICFDFLNITMMTKCSHNFCSLCIRKFLSYKLLCPVCNLPSTEQDLRNNRLIDDLVQSFQAARQNLCHSNLESPPISPETPAMMIKGKAARQKGLKREAKTLSHFFQKKTPVTSSLRTQTSLEVHMPVKLERVEVCIQQLDNIKQENVDDTRGMVKDEKMDVTAFPSTSQNKLLVKVECPVCGVGVSEQHINKHLDMCLSRDDKKEGLRSGGRRKGMPKLLYTLISVPKLKKMLKECHLSAQGSREQLVRRHQEFTQIYNAQCDALNPKSAGEIAKEVENNERLKNQLENKRKPLIVTTKNQAAEEIEELHSKYRKQHSSEFSRLIAQVRGRLETSKRAPSKQEEKSTEETDSKGAPSSIQNTPQPLISTMLKVKSEEMEGVIELPTRSSSPTITEVSDSSSISDIFC, from the exons ATGGCTCAGTTAAACGAAGTGGACTTACCGCCGAACCTGTCATGTCTCAAA AGCATAGACACTCTCCTTCGTTGTCCTATCTGCTTTGATTTTCTCAACATCACCATGATGACCAAGTGTTCTCACAATT TTTGTTCTCTGTGCATACGGAAGTTTCTCTCCTATAAGTTGTTGTGTCCTGTTTGTAACTTG CCATCAACAGAACAAGACCTGAGGAACAACAGATTAATAGATGACTTAGTTCAGAGCTTCCAAGCAGCAAG GCAAAACTTGTGTCACTCAAATTTGGAATCACCCCCTATTTCACCTGAAACCCCGGCTATGATGATCAAAGGCAAAGCAGCAAGACAGAAGGGCCTCAAAAGGGAAGCAAAAACCCTCAGTCATTTTTTCCAGAAGAAGACCCCTGTGACTTCCTCATTACGGACCCAAACAAGTCTTGAGGTTCACATGCCAGTCAAATTGGAACGTGTTGAGGTGTGTATTCAACAGCTAGACAACATCAAGCAAGAAAATGTGGACGATACAAGGGGAATGGTGAAAGACGAAAAGATGGATGTAACTGCTTTCCCCTCCACGTCACAAAATAAGCTGCTGGTTAAAG TGGAATGTCCTGTCTGTGGAGTAGGTGTGTCCGAACAGCACATTAATAAACATCTGGATATGTGCTTGAGCAGAGACGATAAGAAGGAGGGGTTGAGAAG tggtgGAAGGCGAAAGGGGATGCCCAAGCTCTTGTACACTTTGATTTCTGTTCCAAAGCTCAAGAAGATGCTTAAAGAATGCCACCTGTCCGCTCAAGGCAGCAGAGAACAGCTAGTGCGACGCCACCAGGAATTCACCCAGATTTATAATGCACAGTGTGATGCACTCAACCCCAAATCAG CTGGAGAAATTGCCAAAGAAGTTGAAAACAACGAGAGGTTGAAGAATCAGTTGGAGAATAAACGAAAACCT TTAATTGTCACAACGAAGAATCAGGCAGCTGAAGAAATTGAGGAGTTACACTCAAAGTACC GGAAGCAGCACAGTAGCGAATTTTCCCGTTTGATTGCCCAGGTCAGAGGTCGTCTGGAGACATCCAAGAGAGCACCGAGCAAACAAGAAGAGAAGTCTACAGAGGAGACAGACTCCAAAG GTGCACCAAGCAGTATTCAGAACACTCCCCAGCCTCTCATTTCTACAATGCTGAAAGTAAAGAGTGAGGAGATGGAGGGGGTAATTGAGCTTCCAACAAGATCATCAAGCCCTACAATTACTGAAGTGTCAGACAGCAG CTCCATCTCAGATATTTTCTGTTGA
- the LOC109091343 gene encoding E3 ubiquitin-protein ligase RAD18-like isoform X1, protein MAQLNEVDLPPNLSCLKSIDTLLRCPICFDFLNITMMTKCSHNFCSLCIRKFLSYKLLCPVCNLPSTEQDLRNNRLIDDLVQSFQAARQNLCHSNLESPPISPETPAMMIKGKAARQKGLKREAKTLSHFFQKKTPVTSSLRTQTSLEVHMPVKLERVEVCIQQLDNIKQENVDDTRGMVKDEKMDVTAFPSTSQNKLLVKVECPVCGVGVSEQHINKHLDMCLSRDDKKEGLRSGGRRKGMPKLLYTLISVPKLKKMLKECHLSAQGSREQLVRRHQEFTQIYNAQCDALNPKSAGEIAKEVENNERLKNQLENKRKPLIVTTKNQAAEEIEELHSKYQCLQRQNDLCKKRSRSDTAGKQHSSEFSRLIAQVRGRLETSKRAPSKQEEKSTEETDSKGAPSSIQNTPQPLISTMLKVKSEEMEGVIELPTRSSSPTITEVSDSSSISDIFC, encoded by the exons ATGGCTCAGTTAAACGAAGTGGACTTACCGCCGAACCTGTCATGTCTCAAA AGCATAGACACTCTCCTTCGTTGTCCTATCTGCTTTGATTTTCTCAACATCACCATGATGACCAAGTGTTCTCACAATT TTTGTTCTCTGTGCATACGGAAGTTTCTCTCCTATAAGTTGTTGTGTCCTGTTTGTAACTTG CCATCAACAGAACAAGACCTGAGGAACAACAGATTAATAGATGACTTAGTTCAGAGCTTCCAAGCAGCAAG GCAAAACTTGTGTCACTCAAATTTGGAATCACCCCCTATTTCACCTGAAACCCCGGCTATGATGATCAAAGGCAAAGCAGCAAGACAGAAGGGCCTCAAAAGGGAAGCAAAAACCCTCAGTCATTTTTTCCAGAAGAAGACCCCTGTGACTTCCTCATTACGGACCCAAACAAGTCTTGAGGTTCACATGCCAGTCAAATTGGAACGTGTTGAGGTGTGTATTCAACAGCTAGACAACATCAAGCAAGAAAATGTGGACGATACAAGGGGAATGGTGAAAGACGAAAAGATGGATGTAACTGCTTTCCCCTCCACGTCACAAAATAAGCTGCTGGTTAAAG TGGAATGTCCTGTCTGTGGAGTAGGTGTGTCCGAACAGCACATTAATAAACATCTGGATATGTGCTTGAGCAGAGACGATAAGAAGGAGGGGTTGAGAAG tggtgGAAGGCGAAAGGGGATGCCCAAGCTCTTGTACACTTTGATTTCTGTTCCAAAGCTCAAGAAGATGCTTAAAGAATGCCACCTGTCCGCTCAAGGCAGCAGAGAACAGCTAGTGCGACGCCACCAGGAATTCACCCAGATTTATAATGCACAGTGTGATGCACTCAACCCCAAATCAG CTGGAGAAATTGCCAAAGAAGTTGAAAACAACGAGAGGTTGAAGAATCAGTTGGAGAATAAACGAAAACCT TTAATTGTCACAACGAAGAATCAGGCAGCTGAAGAAATTGAGGAGTTACACTCAAAGTACC AGTGTCTTCAGCGTCAGAATGACTTATGCAAGAAGAGAAGCAGATCAGATACAGCTG GGAAGCAGCACAGTAGCGAATTTTCCCGTTTGATTGCCCAGGTCAGAGGTCGTCTGGAGACATCCAAGAGAGCACCGAGCAAACAAGAAGAGAAGTCTACAGAGGAGACAGACTCCAAAG GTGCACCAAGCAGTATTCAGAACACTCCCCAGCCTCTCATTTCTACAATGCTGAAAGTAAAGAGTGAGGAGATGGAGGGGGTAATTGAGCTTCCAACAAGATCATCAAGCCCTACAATTACTGAAGTGTCAGACAGCAG CTCCATCTCAGATATTTTCTGTTGA